From Kiritimatiellales bacterium:
GTGTCATCCTTATGAGTCAACGAAACAATCCGCCCCCCTCTGCGGCCCGTGCTTCGGTGTCTTTTTTTATGAGTCAATTCGCGCCATACGAATATATCTGCAACATCTGGACTTCTGATCCGGATCGGTTTAAGTTTGATCCGTTCCAGCACACTGCGGGACTAAACATCTAATTTTATAATTCGATATTTGCAAACGCGCCCGGCGGGCGCGCAATGATGAATCAATAGAAAACGTTCTATCACGCTGTTGCGAGGAGAGTTTTTACGGCATTGATTAATTCGGCAAGGGCAACAGGTTTTTCAAGGGTTTTATTGGCGCCCATCTGTTCGGCTTGTGACAGGAAATTAAAGGGCGCCTCGCGCATGCCGCCGGAAATTGCAATGACAGGCAGGCCGGGCGAATTCGCGCGCAATCGTTGTATCAGCTCAAGTCCGTCCATTTCCGGCATCATGATGTCGGTGATGACAAGGTCGGGCTCACGTTCTCTGGCGGCAGCCAGACCTTCGTGTCCGTTGCCGGCAACGGCGACGGAGTAGCCTTCGATTTCGAGCACCTGCTGAAAGAGGCCGCGGACGGCTTCATTGTCTTCGATGATCAGAATATGACCCATGACGCAGATCCTTTTTGTCAGCGGATTTCTTGAGCGCAGTGTAAACGACATTCAATAATCCGGGAATGGAAAACGGTTTTTGCAGGAAATAATATTCGTTGTGGTCAAGCTCTTCCCGCAATACGGGCGTATGATCGCGGCTGATGAAGAGCACAGGCATGTTCAGATTTTTTTCATGCAACTGGTGCACCAGCTCAATGACAGTTTTATCCGGCAGGGCGGCGGCACATATGAACAGATCGAAGCCGGAGCTCCGGGCAACGGTTTGCAGTGCCTCTTTGACGGTACCGACGGTTGCGGTTTTATAACCGGCGGACGTTAAGGCCGGTCCGGCGGGGCTGCCCGCAGCGCAGTCATCGCTGAGAATAAGAATGGACTTTTCTTCGACAGCGCAAATTCCGGGTGACGGATTCACTCCGGTTTCTTCAACATGATCCGCCGGCAGATAAACGTTGAAGGTGGTTCCGCTGCCGAGTTCGGTAAGGATGGTAATCCAGCCGCCGGCATCTTTTACAATGCCGTACACAACGGCGAGTCCGAGTCCGGTGCCCTGATCAATCCCTTTGGTGGTGAAAAACGGCTCAAAGAGCCGTTCTTTTACTTTGTTGCTTA
This genomic window contains:
- a CDS encoding response regulator — encoded protein: MGHILIIEDNEAVRGLFQQVLEIEGYSVAVAGNGHEGLAAAREREPDLVITDIMMPEMDGLELIQRLRANSPGLPVIAISGGMREAPFNFLSQAEQMGANKTLEKPVALAELINAVKTLLATA